Genomic DNA from Candidatus Obscuribacterales bacterium:
CGGTAGGTATTGGCAAGACGTAAATTGTCATCGGCGTTGATGCTCACCAATTTAATAGCTTCTTCTGATTCGACATGGAGACGATTCAACATCGGGCTCACCAATCGACAGAGACCGCACCAAGGGGCCCAAAAATTTACTAAGACAGGGGTTGAGGCATCCAGGACTTCCGGAACAAAGGTTTTCTCGTCAACAATTAACGCCATGATCCCTCTAAGTTTTTTATTTAAATTTGCTCTGGGATCATTCTATCGGTTGTTTGCCGCGAATAATACGCTATTCCGTCATGTTCTGATGAATCAATTCGAAAATCTTTTAGAAATTTAGTTGGGTGAAGGCAAAGATCCGGTGATGGATCGGGCGATCGCCACGCAAATCGCCAAGCTGGCATCGGTTTTAATCGCCTCTGCATGAAGATGGGTGGCAGTGGCTCTATAGCCTTGGGTCTGGAGCGCCTGAATGAGGTGCGATCGCTTGGGAATATCCATCTGCCCTTGTTGACCAATATCCCCCAAGCGATAGAAATAGGGCGGCATCGTGGCTTCTGCCGCCATCAGCCGCAATAGATGGGCGCGATCGCTCCATTGCCACTGGTCGGCTAGGTCGATCAAGGCGGTCAAGGTGGCAGGATCATGCAGTGATCCCAGCCAAAGAGGCCCTGTGAGAGTAGGAGGGCGATCGCAGGCCTGGCAGGACACCCGCCCCAGCCGTCGCCAGGACACGGTTTGGTAGTCACCGCAGCCATGACAGTAACCTAGGAATCCATAGTTTTGATCGGTGAGCATGGGTTTAGGCAACAGCCGCACCATGACGCGATAGGTTTCACCGGTAAACAGGGAAAAGAGGGGACGGATGCCTAAATTGCGCGCGGCGGCCTGCTGCTGGAGGCTGCCGATTAACAAACGTAGCCCTTGCTCGTGGGCGGCAGGATGGCTGCGGGCATAGGCAGCGTAGGAGCGAAGGCTTTGGGTGGGTAGATGCCCGGTGGCGGTGCGGCCATCGGTGCTGGTGAGGTAGATGAGACCACCGATGGCTGTAGCCCAGAGACAGGTGCTGAGATGGGGAGTGGCGGCTCCAAACCCGTCTATATCTACCAAGTCGTAGTAGTCCTTCTTGAGATGGCAGGTGAAAAAAACGCGGTTGGCTTCTTCCTGGGTCACCTGTCCCCGTCCAGCTTCTAGCAAGGACTGAAGATTGGCGTTGAGGGTGGGGTGGATATCGGGATTGCCATCATTCACCCAGAGCCAGTCTGCGTCGCTCTCGTGCCAATAGCGCAGCGATCGCACCCCACAGCCGGCCATGGCATCCAACACCCGTAGCCGCCCTGTTTGCTGGCGATGCAGGGCGGCCATAAGTACGCCTAGGTCGCGTACGACCCGCGTTTGGGGACGAAAGAAAGCGTTGCCCACCTGAAAGCAGGCAGCTCCTTCCTTGACATTGGATTCTCCGAGGCGATCGCTAGAATTCACGGCGAGAAAAGACCACCGTAGCGATCGCTAGGGTCAGCACGATATACAACAGCCCATAACCGGCATTGCTCCAGAGTTCTAGGGGCTGGGGCAGAAGATCCATGCCGTAGACCGCCACATTTTTGAGATCGAGTCGTGATAGGTCGGGCAAGACCAAATACATCGATTCTGTAATCCGCTGAATGTTGGGACTCTCTGACAATTCCGTGAGCAACACCAGATCTCGGCTTAGGTGTCCCATGAGATAGACCGCCACGGTGAGGAAGACCGCCAGGAGCGAGCTGGTGAACACGCCAAATAAAATGGCGATCGCGGTCATCAAACAAAGTTCGAGAAACAGAAACAGCACCGCCAACAGGATGCTGTCGAGGGGAAATGCAATTTGGTTCAGAGAGAGGGTGGCAATGTAGATCGCTGTCATCACTGTCACCATGACAGCCAAGACGACGGATAGACCCACATGTTTACCAAGAATAAACTCGGCCGGCGTGAGCGGTTTCGCCGTGAGGACGTACACGGTACGCTTTTCAATTTCCTTGTTAACCAAGCCGGTGCCCACAAATACGGCAACCACCAATCCCGTGACGCCGATCGCTCCTAGTCCTACGTCTAGCAGCATTTTGTCTTCTGTACTAGCCGCCACTTCTGGTAGCAGTAGATTGGCTAACAACAGCAAGATGCCAAAAAATCCCAGTAAGTAGAGAATGCGATCGCGGATCACTTCTCGAAACACATTACTGGCAATCACCAATACCCGTCCAACGTTCACAGTCTTCCTCCTAAGAGAAGCGGTCTGGTTTTCAGTATTCCACCCATTGTTCTCGGAGCGATCGCTTCATCCGAGAAAATTGAGAAAGGATGGAGGGCTTTAGGGAGCGTTCCTGTCTAAATATTCCATGGCCCCCATGGGCTCACAGCGAATGACGACC
This window encodes:
- a CDS encoding thioredoxin family protein produces the protein MALIVDEKTFVPEVLDASTPVLVNFWAPWCGLCRLVSPMLNRLHVESEEAIKLVSINADDNLRLANTYRLTSLPTIMVFRHGQVIYRLDEFKTHDELRNSIHELHTTLLSQYALSYGYSI
- a CDS encoding ABC transporter permease, which translates into the protein MNVGRVLVIASNVFREVIRDRILYLLGFFGILLLLANLLLPEVAASTEDKMLLDVGLGAIGVTGLVVAVFVGTGLVNKEIEKRTVYVLTAKPLTPAEFILGKHVGLSVVLAVMVTVMTAIYIATLSLNQIAFPLDSILLAVLFLFLELCLMTAIAILFGVFTSSLLAVFLTVAVYLMGHLSRDLVLLTELSESPNIQRITESMYLVLPDLSRLDLKNVAVYGMDLLPQPLELWSNAGYGLLYIVLTLAIATVVFSRREF